Proteins encoded together in one Triticum dicoccoides isolate Atlit2015 ecotype Zavitan chromosome 7B, WEW_v2.0, whole genome shotgun sequence window:
- the LOC119341944 gene encoding uncharacterized protein LOC119341944, with protein MFHHLRTRVLPLLLRYPPSHPPASHLVPLHRLLSTTASISPKPFSAKDFLVTDCGLTRAQALKASRRLSNLTSLSKPQATVAFLLGRGVPRSDIAVAVVADPSLLYASVGMVLAPRFAELSELGFSPSQIVAILSIRRTGALRGNLLFWFGIFDSYPKLLFLAKSNRELLSASIEKVIKPNLATLQECGISAPDIAVLSLYSCRLFTVKPKFLVDAVARIEELGVQRSSWMFRRALAALAFKSKDVLARKIQFLHTLGFSQDDLVNIAKKAALVLALSDKKIQRSVGFLMKDVGLQASYIARRPALIMYSVERWLLPRYSLLKLLRQKGLLDVELDYYTMASLAEKKFVQNFVDPYKDSVPGLVDEYASACRGKAPKGSARLQR; from the coding sequence atgtTCCACCACCTCCGAACGCGcgtccttcctctcctcctccgctACCCACCATCCCATCCCCCCGCCTCCCACCTCGTTCCCCTCCACCGCCTCCTCTCCACCACCGCATCCATCTCCCCCAAACCTTTCTCCGCCAAGGACTTCCTCGTCACCGACTGCGGCCTCACCCGAGCGCAGGCCCTCAAGGCCTCCAGAAGGCTCTCCAACCTCACTTCCCTCTCGAAGCCCCAGGCCACGGTGGCCTTTCTCTTGGGTCGCGGCGTCCCCCGCTCCGacatcgccgtcgccgtggtcgccgatcCGTCCCTCCTGTACGCCAGCGTGGGGATGGTCCTCGCCCCCCGCTTCGCCGAGCTTAGCGAACTCGGCTTCTCGCCTTCGCAGATCGTGGCCATCCTCTCGATCCGCCGCACGGGCgctctccgcggcaacctcctgttCTGGTTCGGGATCTTCGACTCCTACCCCAAGCTGCTCTTTCTGGCAAAGTCAAACCGCGAGCTCCTCAGCGCCAGCATCGAGAAGGTGATCAAGCCGAACCTGGCCACCCTCCAAGAATGTGGGATAAGTGCTCCTGATATTGCAGTTTTAAGCTTGTACTCCTGTCGGTTGTTCACCGTGAAACCCAAGTTTCTGGTGGACGCCGTGGCGCGGATCGAGGAGTTAGGCGTGCAGCGAAGCTCGTGGATGTTCCGCCGTGCACTCGCTGCACTCGCCTTCAAGAGCAAGGACGTTCTCGCCAGGAAAATACAATTTTTACATACGCTTGGGTTTTCACAGGATGATTTGGTGAATATCGCCAAGAAGGCGGCACTTGTCCTGGCTTTATCTGATAAAAAGATTCAGCGATCTGTGGGGTTCTTAATGAAGGATGTCGGTCTGCAGGCTTCGTACATTGCTCGAAGGCCAGCGCTGATCATGTATAGCGTTGAGAGGTGGTTGTTGCCCCGGTACTCCCTGCTTAAGCTTCTCAGGCAGAAGGGATTACTGGACGTGGAATTGGACTATTATACCATGGCATCGCTGGCTGAGAAGAAGTTTGTGCAGAATTTTGTGGATCCTTATAAGGATAGTGTTCCAGGCCTAGTTGATGAGTATGCCTCTGCATGTCGTGGGAAAGCACCAAAAGGAAGTGCTCGGCTACAACGCTGA
- the LOC119340096 gene encoding uncharacterized protein LOC119340096 yields MFQLRARDLSFLVHSPPCLPAPRVSPLFALRRNLSATTSASPGPFAAEDYLVATCGVPRAQAVKAAKKISHLKSSSKPDAVVAFLSGLGVPRSDIAAIVAVDPWFLCASVERTLAPRVTELRELGLSRSEVARLIPLALCSFRSSSLRGNLDFWLSVFGSYEKLLKALKMNSGLLAADLEKVAKPNLALLQQCGLSPSVFSEPFISRVLIRTPKKVQDALVHIDKFGVSQNSRMFLYALVAFTVQSPEKLTDKIGVLETLGWSQGDVLLAVKTMPGILTISEERLQKNVHFLTKVAGLEISYIAQRPVLLKYSLERRLFPRYCLLKLLNTKGLLDLRFDYNAASLSEKKFLGRFVHPYKERLPGLADVYASSCAGKLHMELLSENTKQN; encoded by the coding sequence ATGTTCCAACTCCGAGCGCGTGACCTCTCTTTCCTCGTCCACTCACCACCCTGTCTCCCCGCTCCCCGCGTCTCTCCCCTCTTCGCCCTTCGCCGCAACCTCTCCGCCACCACATCCGCTTCACCAGGCCCTTTCGCCGCCGAGGACTACCTGGTCGCCACCTGCGGCGTTCCCCGCGCGCAAGCCGTCAAGGCAGCGAAGAAGATATCCCACCTGAAGTCCTCCTCGAAGCCCGACGCGGTCGTCGCCTTCCTCTCCGGCCTCGGCGTCCCCCGCTCCGacatcgccgccatcgtcgccgtcgaCCCGTGGTTCCTCTGCGCCAGCGTGGAGAGGACCCTGGCGCCCCGAGTCACCGAGCTGAGGGAGCTCGGCCTCTCGCGCTCCGAGGTCGCGCGCCTCATCCCGCTCGCCCTGTGCTCCTTCCGCAGCAGCTCCCTCAGGGGCAACCTCGACTTCTGGCTCTCGGTCTTCGGCTCCTACGAGAAGCTCCTCAAGGCCCTCAAGATGAActccggcctcctcgccgccgacctcgAGAAGGTGGCCAAGCCGAATCTGGCCCTCCTCCAGCAATGCGGGCTAAGTCCCTCTGTCTTCTCGGAGCCCTTCATTTCCCGGGTGCTCATCAGGACCCCCAAGAAAGTCCAGGACGCTTTGGTGCACATTGACAAGTTTGGGGTGTCGCAGAACTCGCGGATGTTCCTCTACGCGCTTGTGGCGTTCACTGTGCAGAGTCCGGAGAAGCTCACCGACAAAATCGGAGTCCTGGAGACGCTTGGTTGGTCGCAGGGTGATGTGCTGCTAGCTGTGAAGACGATGCCGGGTATCCTGACCATATCCGAGGAGAGGCTGCAGAAAAATGTGCATTTCCTCACAAAGGTTGCTGGGCTGGAGATATCTTACATTGCTCAAAGACCGGTGCTGCTCAAGTATAGCCTTGAGCGCCGTTTGTTTCCTAGGTACTGCTTGCTTAAGCTACTCAACACGAAGGGATTGCTGGATCTCCGATTTGATTACAATGCCGCCTCACTGTCCGAGAAGAAGTTTCTTGGCAGGTTCGTGCATCCTTACAAGGAGAGGCTTCCAGGCCTTGCTGATGTTTATGCTTCAAGCTGTGCTGGGAAACTACACATGGAGTTGCTATCAGAGAACACAAAACAAAACTAG